The segment GTGATGGACTCCAAACTCACCTCAGAACTGACCCTGCAGGTGGTGGACCCCAAATCTACCTCAGAACTGACCCTGCAGGtgacaaaccccaaacccacgTCAGGACCCCCCCGCACGTGCAGCTCGTGctgctctggggtccccagctcGTGTCCCCCTCACCTCAGAGGGtctcctgccaggctgggctcctCCTGCTGTGCCCCCCGGGCCGCGGCTGCTGTTGCTGTCCCTGTTCCCACTGCCTGGGGAGAGGGCACAGTCAGAGCCACCTGCACCCCTGCGCTCTGTCCCACCCTCCCAACGCCCCCCGATGAGACCCGGCTGTCCCCAACACCCACCCACAACTACGGCACCCGCCAAAGCCGCGGCCGCCCCTTCCCATTCATTACCCCACAGAAACGGGGGGAATTCATTGATTTCCCCACTCTCCCATCCCCAAACGCCCTCCAGGctccccgcgccccgcccccgACCCCCTTTTAAAGGAGCGCtgtgccctcccctcccctccccgtcCCCCATCCCGGGCCACTCCCGGGGGggttccccctctccccccctccccggggccgcccccgccccgcgcttccccctccccctcctcccgccgggcccgggcccgCCCCCCCCCCTCTCCGGCGCTAGGCCGCGGCAGCGCGGGCGGCGGCTCACCGGTgtcggggggcggcgggggcccgGCGCGgtgcggggcgcggcgggggcgggccgggggcggcgggggccggcggggcggcggcggcagcgcgggacggggcggcggagcggccTCTACTCGCGGCGGCGCAGGGCGGCCATGGCGTGACGTCATCCGCTCGCGACGGGCCCCGGCTCGAGGcgagaggaggggaggggggagcgcGCGCGCTCCGCAACCCCCCCCGTaacccccccccaccccgcgcGCGCGCGTGTCTTAAAGGGGCCGCGTCTTAAAGGGGCCGCGCACGGCAAGGACGGGGCACGCGTGTGCGCGCACAGGTGCGCGGACAGGTGAACAACACGTGAACACGTGAACGGCGTGTGTGTGCAGGCGTGCGTGGGCGCACACGCGAGCAcgtggaggggctgggaggtgcAAGGGTCCGTGCATGCGCGCGGCTGGACAGATGTTCGTGGGGGCACACGCGTGGCTCCAGATGTGCACAGGccgcgcacacacacacacacacagagggacGGGGCGTGCCACAGAGTCAGGGAATAGTTAGGGTGGAAGGGagctctggagatcatccagcccaaggcaggggcacctggagcaggtggcaCAGGAACACGTCCAGGTGGGACTGGAATGTCTCCAGACAGGGAGACCCCacgccctccctgggcagctgctccaggcctcTGCAGCCCTCCATGGACAGAGGTTCTTCCTCGTGTTCAAGTGGAACTTCTCGTGTTTTAGTTGGTGGCCGTGGCTCCTCTTGCTGTCGCCGGGCACCACTGAACAGAGCCTGGCACTGTCCTCTGACACCCCTTGATGGGATCCCCTcccagccttcccttctccagcccgCCCATGCCCAGCTCCCGCAGTGTCTCCTCACCAGGGTGATGCCCAGATCCCCCAGCTGGGACTGGTTGGGGCAGGAGAGGGTGTGGCCGGGGGGGAGGAGTGTCTGCGACAGGTATAAAAGGTGAGGTGAGGCTGACGGGGGTGATCCAGAGGAGAAGAGCTGGGATCTGCTaaaggtggggatggggatggggatggggatggggatggggatggggatggggatggggatggggatggggatggggatggggatggggatggggatggtcCACTGGATCCCCCACCATGAGGCTCCTGGCTGGAGATACCCCTGGAGCCCCTCAGCTAGTGCCTGGCTGGAGATATCCCTGGATCAGCAGGGTTGGGGGTGCTCCCATGGGTGTCTCTGACTCCCAAAGCCCTGGCTGCCCTCTCTGAGGGCCCcgagcacaggcacagccccGGGGAAGGTGTCTCACCTTTGCTCCAGCGCTGACTCAGGCTCCCACGTGTCCCTTTACGAAAGAGCCCTGCTGGCAGGGGACTCTGCCCGGGCGGCCACTGCTGGCCTGGCCCCTGCCAAAGGGCAGGACCAGCCCCTGTAAAGGCAGCGGTGACAGAGCTCAGGCTCAGTTCTGTCACTGGAATTGCCAGTGGAGAGATCTCAGAGCTCAGGCTCAATTCTGTCACTGGAATTGCCAGTGGAGAGATCTCCTGGAGCACACAGGAGCTGAAAGGAGTGGAAGATCCCCTGGAGCGGAGTGCAAGGTACTGGTGGGAACCGGTCTTGAGTGGACAGGAGCTGACGGGACCActgtccttcctccccacagGGTGCTCCGTGCTCCTTGGAAGATGGATTACGCCAAATCCCTGAGCCAGCGCCTGGCTGTCCCCGTCTCCAAGTAAGTGCCGTGgagcccctgtccccaggatgGGGACATCGCATCAGAGCCCTCCCTGCTTCCCGGGGTGCTGGCACTGCCGGGGGGTGGTGCTGGCTCTCAGGACACTCCGATCCCTGTATCCCTTCCCAGATGTGTCTCGGCCAGTGCCTCCATgacccagcagctgctggcaggccCGGCCCCACCGCCCCGGCCCTACCGCGTGTGCAACTGGGACCGCAGCCTGCGCAAGGGCGTCATGGCCCCGAGCCTCGCCGAGCTGCTGCGCCaggtctgtctgtctgtctgtccggGCTCTGGCTGTCCGTCCAGGGAccgtccccagccctgctcacccccAGCCCCGTTGCAGGCTCAGAGCGCCCTGGCCCTGCCGGCGCCCATCGTGCTGGTGCTGGACGAGGACGGCACCGCGGTGGAGACGGAGTCGTTCTTCCGGACGCTGGAGGAGGGCACGGCACTGATGGCCCTGAGCAAGGAGCAGACCTGGACTGCCCCCAAGGTGAGGGGATCCctgagaggggcaggaggctggTTTTGTCCTGTCTGGCCCACACTGGAGGTGGGACTGGGAGCGTGGGGTGCACCGGGTGACCGTGGTCCCGCTCTTTCTTAGACACGTGGCTACCAGGTGAGCCTGTCCCGCAAGCCCCCGCGCAGGATCGACGTCGCCTGCGTCACCTTCGACCTGTACAAGACCAACCCGAAGGACCTGGGCTGCCTCAACGTCAAAGCCACCCTGTATGGCACCTACAGCATGTCCTATGACCTGCGCTGCTACGGGGCCCGGCGCCTGGTGAAGTGAGcacggggggctggggacactccGGGAGCAGGGACACTGCCCAGCCCCTCCGTGGCATGCTGACCCCtttctccctgcccagggaagccCTGCGCTGGACGCTGTTCACCATGCAGGCCACGGGCCACGTCCTGCTGGGCACTTCGTGCTacatgcagcagctgctggacgCCACcgaggaggagcagaaggaagaggagaagagccCTGTCCCCCTTCAGAACCTCCTGCCCCGCAGCCTCCCTGCCCTACCCTACAAGAAGATGCTGCAGTGAGGGCTGGCTGGCCTGGCCTGTCCCCTCCTCTGTCCCCCCAGCCCTCGGGGGTCCCAGCACCCCACTAGGTCAATGCCTGGGCAGAGGCTGCCGTGGTGGCACAACCTCTCCTTGCACTCCGCTGGCTGAGTGTGGCCAGATCTGCTCTGGAATAGCTGCTGctctgtaaatatatttatttaagtCAAGTTCTCCTGCATTCAGCTGCGTCTTGTGTCATCTTTGTGGGGGGGACACCCAGGACACGCAGCCCTTGCACTGCTTGGCACGCTGAGGTGGTGGTGTAAGAGGTGAGAGGAGGGGACCTGTCGCAAGTGCTTCCCCAGGGGAACTGCTGCCTTCatcaccctcctcctccctggcacCAGAGCCTGTTTCCCAccccctggcactgcagccaccCACAACATGGTGATGGGGCAAATCCCAAAGCCCCTGGCCTGTGGCAGCTGGCACCACGCCTGTCCTTGCTCCTTTTAACAGGATGAAAGATTTCCCTGCTCCTTATGTCCCTGActgtgcagggctggcacagaaGGACAGCCCTCATGCCCTGGAGGAGGTGTTCTGGTCCCTGGGGTCCCCAGCCCCCGTGGCAGCCCTGGGCAAGGGCTCACTGTGCCCACTCCAGCCTTGCACATCccccagtgctggtgctggCCTGGCTCTGTCCACGGGGATCCCAAGGGCCCACCAGCTCCAGGGAtagcagctgggaaacaaacCGAGCTGGGGGCACTGGGCTCCAGCCACCTGGCCCTTGGGGGGCTGTCCCCGAGTGTGCAGGGGGAGCCCAGAAAGATCCTGAAGCACAACCCCTGCCAgagagggtgggagggagggcaACAACCCACTACCCACCTGTGCTGGACTGGGACTActgggctgagctgtggggaGGTGAGAGGCCACGCTCTGGCAATCCTTAGAGCCATTCCCCCCACCCCGTGTCACATTGTGGGGGACACCTGAGCTGAGCCACACTCACCCGGGCACCTActgcagggcctggagctgcagcgCAGGAACTGATCATGTGGCAGAGACCTGAGCCCCAGCTGGGGCTGTAGGGACTTAATTAGCCTGATAACTAATGAGGATCAGCACCAGCTGAGCCCCATCTGGGAGCAGCGCCTTTGCCCCATGGCACAGATGTGTGACCTCCCCGTGCTGACGCAGTGCCACCCAGGGGCACCAGGGACAGCGTGGGcactgccctgccccgcccgTGCCGCTGTCACCCCATGGCTGTACACACCCGGTGGCCACCTCCCCCGGCCCCTCGGGCTGCCGGTGGCCGTGCCAGCCCCGCAGTGTCCCCGCCCCCACGCAGGTGTTTAGCAgacatatttatttctgtacaCACTTATacacacagctcccagggcagctccatcCTCGCTCCCAGCGCCGGCTCTGCTCTGCGGCAGGGCCACCCCCGTATTTCCTGGGGTGCTGGGGCCAAGCCTGTACCCCTcacaccccctccccagccccgtAGTGTCTACCTGGGGGAAAagccccctgcagcccccagggcaGCGCCGTGCACCatccccgtgcctcagtttctccccGGGAAGAGGTGGGGGCTGACTCCCACCAGCACCACGCTCCCACTGCAGGGTCCTCACCCCCCAACCCGGGTGAATTTGGGGTTCcagatgctgcagctgccccgGTGGAGCCTCCTGGGGGTAGTCCTCCATCACCCTGACCCCTGCACGGGGGGTGTCAGGCACCGGTtccatcccccagcccctgcagccccccgaGCGGTGgcggggggctctgggggggctACTTGACGTGCTCGGCAGCGTGGGAGGAGCAGTAATACTTCTTGTGGGCGATGAAGGTGGACAGGCTGCTGAACTTGATGTTGCAGAGGCGACAGTACCTGTGGTTGCCGTTGGGCACCGGGCCGGGCACCGCCTTGGCCGGAGGGGTCTGCACCCCCCTGTCCGTGTAGGCTGGGGGCGTGGGGGGCTTGCGGGCAGCTTCCCGCAGTCCCTCGGGGGCTCCGGGCGAGGCGGGGGCccggggggagccggggggccgggggctgtCCCGGCCCTCCTTGGCGGTGACGCTGTCCCGGCGGaggcgggggccgggcgggcgaGGGGGGGACGCCGCGGGCAGCGGGGGCTCGGGCGTCCTGCCGGCACCGGGGGCCAGCGCGTCCGGGagcccctgcccggcccccgCCGGCGGCTTGGCCACGAAGAGCCCGTGGGCGTTTCGGAAGTGCTCGAGGAGGTCGCCCTTGATGGCCCCGTTGAGGGGACAGTAGGGACAGGCGGCGAGGGGACCCTTGGCCCCCGGCGGTGCCAGGGGACCCTTGGGGTGACGCTGCAGCGAGTCCGCGCCGGGGTAGGGGATGCCGGGGCtccccgccggggccgcccgcaCCCGCACCGATCCTTCGGGGTCCCCCTcgccggggctgccggggctgcgCCGGCCCTTGAGGGGGGCGGCCATGGCCCCCTTCATCTTCTGCAGGTGCTCGAGGGTGCGGGGCTGCAGCGGCGTGGCCGGGCACTGGTACTTCTTGTGCGCCAGGTACGCGTCCAGGCTGTTGAAGCTGATGCGGCACGCGGTGCACTCGTGGTAGTCGGCCAGGGGCAGCAGCGGGGCCGGTGTCGGTGTCGGTACCGGTGCCGGCTCGCTCTGCCACCGCGGCTTCTTGCTCAGGTCGATGGGACCCTCGGCGTCGGGGCTGGCGCGGGGCTcgggggcggccgcgggcggcTCTGCGGGCGGGGGCTCCGGTGCCGgcgggggctcggcggggcggCGAGCGGCGCCGTGGATCTCGTAGAGCTTGCGGCGCTTGCGGGTGCGCAGCGGCTGCGGCACGAAGGGCACTttgggggcggcggggcggcgcaGGGGAGGGTCGTGCCGGGAGGCGCAGTAGAAGCGCTTGTGCACCACGTAGGTCTCGTGGCGGCTGAAGCGGATGTTGCACGCCTCGCACAGCGTCTTGCTGGGGTCCTCGTCCCCCTCGTCCCCCGCCgagctgctggggctctggCTGTCCTCGCTGCACCGCCCCGACCCCCCCTCCGCCTCGGGGGACCCCGCTTTGGTGCCCCCCTCTTCAGCCTTGCCCTCTGGCGCGGTGGCCGGCGGTGTGGCATCGCGGCCGGCGTCCCCGTCCCCCGCCGCAGGGCCCTGCCCGTTGCCCGCCGGAGGGGACAGCAGCGTCCCCGGGGCGGGGGGACCCTTGGGCACCCCGGGGGGAGCTTTGAGCTTGCGTGCCCCGGGTGGGCTGTCCTCGGCCAGGTGCCGGCTGGAGCAGTACAGGCGCTTGTGCACGTAGTAGTTGTTGATGTTGTTGAAGGTGATCTCGCACTCGAAGCAGGTGGCCCCCTTGGGCACCGGCGTGCCCGGGTAGATGGCGGGCGGCACCGTGCCCCCGTGGCCCTGCTTCAGCCGGCTGTGCACCAGCTCCGACATCTTGGCCAGGATCTCCGACGCCTGCGGCACCACCGCGGCCTCGTGGCCGAACACGTACTGCGGGAGGAAGACGGTGCCGCCGGCCGTGCCCGTCCCCGGCTCGCTGGGCACGGGGCTGGAGCCCGGCGTGGGGCTGGCGAGCTCCGACTTGACCTTGGCCGAGGGCAGGCTGCGGGGGGACGAGGTCCGGGAGCCGGCGTCGGGGCTGCCGGCCCCCTCCCCGCTCTTCGGGGCCTCCGCCTCGCTGGCCGGGCTGCCGGCCGGCTCCTCCTTGATGCGCACGGGCTCGCCGGacgtggaggaggaggaagaggaggaggaggatgccgATGAAGGCCCTTCCCCGTtctgtggctgggctgggggcgaGAGTTTGCCGGCCCTGGGGTCGGGGGGCGAGGCGGGCGGTGCCGGTGCTGGTGCCGGTACCGGGGCGGTGtcggggccgggcggggggccGGGCAGCACCACGTGC is part of the Corvus moneduloides isolate bCorMon1 chromosome 12, bCorMon1.pri, whole genome shotgun sequence genome and harbors:
- the CIDEC gene encoding cell death activator CIDE-3, translating into MDYAKSLSQRLAVPVSKCVSASASMTQQLLAGPAPPPRPYRVCNWDRSLRKGVMAPSLAELLRQAQSALALPAPIVLVLDEDGTAVETESFFRTLEEGTALMALSKEQTWTAPKTRGYQVSLSRKPPRRIDVACVTFDLYKTNPKDLGCLNVKATLYGTYSMSYDLRCYGARRLVKEALRWTLFTMQATGHVLLGTSCYMQQLLDATEEEQKEEEKSPVPLQNLLPRSLPALPYKKMLQ
- the ZFPM1 gene encoding zinc finger protein ZFPM1, giving the protein MSRRKQSNPRQIKRSLAAMEEGEDAPVGDKSPSERDGATSDREGSAERDTCSPPGSDESRDALESPKEPDKTDPGENPQEPDTWNGPDELDLEVQEGQRRVRTRRSLPEGFSWGPFQGSIHSEPASPGHGDTSPPVTLVLGDESCWLSRLPLVPGEPDANAVIYRKDEALWCRTTRALREDEPLSAFVMAEPPAVPNHGVKAEPGESPYPAALHSDIQLLPQQAGMAAILATAVVNKDVFPCKDCGIWYRSERNLQAHLMYYCASRQSAGAGSPALDEKPKETYPNERVCPFPQCKKSCPSASSLEIHMRSHSGERPFVCLICLSAFTTKANCERHLKVHTDTLNGVCHSCGFISTTRDILYSHLVTNHMICQPGSKGEVFSPGSALPAAKPLAPGLSQPNNASLRKCSLSAFLPEALPALPQHVVLPGPPPGPDTAPVPAPAPAPPASPPDPRAGKLSPPAQPQNGEGPSSASSSSSSSSSTSGEPVRIKEEPAGSPASEAEAPKSGEGAGSPDAGSRTSSPRSLPSAKVKSELASPTPGSSPVPSEPGTGTAGGTVFLPQYVFGHEAAVVPQASEILAKMSELVHSRLKQGHGGTVPPAIYPGTPVPKGATCFECEITFNNINNYYVHKRLYCSSRHLAEDSPPGARKLKAPPGVPKGPPAPGTLLSPPAGNGQGPAAGDGDAGRDATPPATAPEGKAEEGGTKAGSPEAEGGSGRCSEDSQSPSSSAGDEGDEDPSKTLCEACNIRFSRHETYVVHKRFYCASRHDPPLRRPAAPKVPFVPQPLRTRKRRKLYEIHGAARRPAEPPPAPEPPPAEPPAAAPEPRASPDAEGPIDLSKKPRWQSEPAPVPTPTPAPLLPLADYHECTACRISFNSLDAYLAHKKYQCPATPLQPRTLEHLQKMKGAMAAPLKGRRSPGSPGEGDPEGSVRVRAAPAGSPGIPYPGADSLQRHPKGPLAPPGAKGPLAACPYCPLNGAIKGDLLEHFRNAHGLFVAKPPAGAGQGLPDALAPGAGRTPEPPLPAASPPRPPGPRLRRDSVTAKEGRDSPRPPGSPRAPASPGAPEGLREAARKPPTPPAYTDRGVQTPPAKAVPGPVPNGNHRYCRLCNIKFSSLSTFIAHKKYYCSSHAAEHVK